DNA from Choristoneura fumiferana chromosome 6, NRCan_CFum_1, whole genome shotgun sequence:
GCCAGTTGTAGAATTTGTATCTATTGTATGGTCTAGGACCTACACTCTAAGTGACTAACTAAGTAGAAAATCAGTAATTTAAATTAACCACGCCAGACAGTCTGATTTCGTTTTCCAAAGCCGTAGTGGTTTCTGTGGAAAAAACTAACCAATTGAGTCATAATGCTAGACATcctttactttatattataggtataaatagatGTGCCATGTTATGTTTGTAAAAGAACTACGACACTCGTACTTGGAGAGAATAAGAAATTGTCAAAAATATTCCCGATAAGTTAAAGAGGAATGCAATTATGTGCCAAAAATTCGATACAGAACATAGCATGATACAGTTCTCAACAAACTAAACGAATGTGGAAATGATGCACAATCATTCATTGAATTATCAGGCACATTATACCACactcttattttaatttaatgagtATGTTAGCACATAACATTGAACGGTATAATACCACTGGACAGATTCTCAAGAACAATACACATCTCTGGTGCAGCATGAAATATGGAATTTTATGCAGTATCTTACCCGTATTGCGGAGTGTCGCACATTAAGGAAGTTTCTCGAATAAAATCCCAGTTTGATAATCTATACAGGGTAATTTATAAGGTATATGGCCTTACAGCCTGGCCACTACGCGCGACCGGCAAGCGTTTCCACTCTTCATTGCGTGTCCTGCAGGTACCACTGTGTGCCAAATTATAAGACGCGCGATGGACAGAAGAAGACGCTTTCGTGTCATCGGTCGCGCAGTCTCGTGGTGCAGTCTTTACATATGCCTCGTGTTGCCAAAGTTGATGCCACTTTGCGTGGCGCCCTTATTCGAGCCATATTGTAGTGAGATGACTCCCTGGCCGGCTCTTAGCTGTTCCTCTGAGAAGTTTCTTACATTCTTCTCGGATTCTTTGGGCCCGATCGACGGTTTGCCGAAGTTGCCGGCCTGAAAGTAAGGAAAAGGAATGATTAAAGATTAACTGTGACTACGTAATATCTGGGAATGGACGGGAATTAAGAGCACCGCAGAGCTCTTCAGACTAGCAAAAGACTGAATCAGATTATGCGGAGCTGATTGCCAACCTTCACTATTTGGAGAGGTACTTGAAGAGAAAGAGAAAGATTAACCAAATGGAAGAGGGCTTATAGTTCCATACATTCTGCAACAATGAGACGCAAGTTAGCAGTTAACTCGGAGGTGGTTAACTAACTCTTGACTAGGTAATTATTAACCCTTTGGACAccacggtcggccacagacgTGACGACAAAAACAAAttctgaaaatcgttccataggcgccacgaaatgccgacatggtatttatggcacgattttcagctgtcgcgttttgccgGCCGTGGTGTTCAAAGGGTTAAATTTTTGACCGATTGTATTAGAGTCAACTAAATCAGCAATATAATCACCGTCtaaaataattacctatttctAACTCTTAACCTTGCCTACACACGCCAACATTTGTCGATATCTATGTTAATTACTAACATGGCAGTCGTGCAGAGCTCTGTTGACTTCATGCATTAAGAAAATTACTCCTAACCTAACCCATTCCGGGTACAATATATATTTGCTTAGGGCCATTGGGCGGGTAAATCCTCAAAGCATTTACGACAGGACTTGCCCAAACAATTATTTGGTCGTGGTCTAGTGACtggtatttgttttgtttattcatAACTAGTAATAGGAATAGAAAAACGTCTGACTTTAAAGTCATACATTTACTCGTATTCCTACTCAACCTGTTACGAGGTTGTTCAATGAGGGTTCCTTGACAGGCGGAATATAGCTAGATGGTGTTCGTATcataaatttagttatttaaacaaCCACAAACAAGACATTTGTTTGCGTCTGGGGGTCAGGGCATGTGAGCCCCACAGATGTCAGTGTGAGAAGGCAGTTGACCACCTGGGCCGCCACGGGTTGTCTTGTATCAGGAGTGCAGGCCGCCTATTTCGCCACAGTACCCTTAACGACCTCATCCATCGGGCCCTCACCACTGCATCGATCCCAGCTACCCTGGAACCATGTGGTTTGTTGAGGGACGAAGGAAAGAGGCCTGATGGTGTCACTTTGGTGCCGTGGACGTTGGGGCGGTTTTTAGTTTGGGACGTGATCTGTGTCGATACTTTTGCCGCATCCCACTCAGGGCACCGCGCTCAAAGCTGGAGCAGCTGCCGAGCAGGCTCAGGtaagcaagcgccgcaaatattCTGGATTGACTGACTACCATgaatttgcggcgcttgcttttGAAACGATGGGGCGGTGGTCAACAGacacaaaaaaagttttaatagaTTTGTCTAGGTTAGTTTTGGCCTCGGGGGACTCTAGCGCTGGCGGttatctcgcgcaaagaatAGGGATAGCTATACAAAGAGGTAATGCGGCCTGAGTTCTGGGGTCCATGCCAGTGACGTCTCTTGACGACGTGTTTGCCTTATAAAATAATGCTACCTAGGTATTAAGTTAGTTAAGAGTAATAATTgaattaataatattgaaaatctgttttaaagtaGGTAGTAAACCACAAATGTCACGGTGTGACGTAAGGTCCGTttgaacctcacgatactagtgCCGACTAATCTATCACAGAAACCATCGTTGACAAAATGATTTATTGCAGAGATTCAAAAAGGACAAAATGTTATTATCGTCATTTACTAAAACCTATGAAAGCATGAAAAATGTTTGCTCATTAATATGCAGGGGAGGTGAAAAATAGCAGCATCGATTCGAAGGAAATATGTTGCTTCCCGTGAGAATAAACAGAGAAAAAATGTACTTAGTTGTAAATATAATCTCAAGGCAACTTCCGTCGTAAATACTTTGAGGGTGAAGCAAATATCGGACAAAAGCTGACGAGAATTTTGCTAAGTAAACGTTTGACGTTCACCTTCAGTAACTAAGCTGATTACTAGAgtgtataataaaattgttccCAGCCCCTATTGGATAAAGGTATTTTGAAGTAATTGGTTCACTACTTAAATACTTATCTATCTAAAACCTTTCAACGAGCAATTCTAATATAGgtataatcagaatctcagaaacggctccaactatttcgatgatatttggtatgtggggATATTCGGGGataacaaatcgatctagcttggtcttatgtACCTTGGTTTATGcggagtggggacctatttagcttCATGTATGTCGTCTAATTTGCTTCGTgtaaattgataggtaattatatatttgatgtgcaaaaatagaagctttataaaaaaaacaaggtatgatgtgcgttagtcattattagctgtgcaataataaaaatgctttactttaagcactttaagataaatagcggtacgccacgaatataactgcagtttattacgtaatattttgagtggagtattttgctgtgcaatcagtaattttgatgtgaattccGATTTTTTTTGAAGTGCGTTTAAATACCacccttaattaaataactgccAACCTCAGACACACcaagttttatttgttttaaatttgtttattgcaTATATTTACTACCTTCACTAGGTATGCATGCATGCAACATTGGCGTCAAAAATACACCCAATTTTGCGTTGGGGTTTAAAAAACATCCAATAAGTACCTTTCTGCCAAGCGACTGTAGGCAAATGACCACAGAGTTGAGGTTTTGTCGCTCCCATAGATCCACCGTCTGGAAAGTCTCCTGCGCTGGCACTCCCAACTGCCGCGCTGCGTCAAGGAAGGCATTTATATTCTCCATGCACTTGAACGCCATCTTGGATTCGTTTATCTTCTTCACCAATCCCGGCTGGATGTTGTTCGCGAGCCTGCAACGAGATTTGGCCGTTGAAAACAAAAGCGAATcggttaaatatttaaaagggGTTCGATTTTCAAATACATGGGAGAGTCCAAAAAATTGTTCTTTGGTTGCTAATGGCATCCTTTTTTGTGTATGGCCAGTAACTCAGCTCGATTATTAACGAAACTGAATATTCCATGGACTCCTTCATTGACAATAGCACATCCACTTTGAGAATTTTACGTGGTGGTGGATTTAAGGTGAAACGACGGATTTTTCTCTGGGTCTGTGAGTTAAAACTTTCTTTTGAAAACGCTCCTATATAAAATGATCGCTataacaaactcaaactcaaatgATTTATGGCTCACATGTATAGTTACATTATAGAGTTAATTAACATTAGGTAGATAAGgtattttataacagtttagaTTAGGTAGAGATATAGTTATGATAGAATTATTGGTGCATCTACCACTACGTTTAATCTTAACTGACTAAATGAGGTTAGTAATTTATTGACGCAATAGCTATATCTACTACTTGCTAGTAAAGGCATCATAGTGTTTGTAGAAGTGAGATCATAACTGTAAGTATGAGTTAATAGTAAACTGTTACATTAAACTTTATAAGATTGTTTTTGTTCTCTTCCACTTATTGATTGCTTCAAATTCAATACATGCAGGGAAAAGATGGAAATAGCGCCACTTTCTCTACAGCGGTCATTTGTCATCAaggaaaacattttttgtgTTCAAAAATTTACTTTCTTCTTTCATGATGATCATCGCAGCCTAATACTTATACGTttcactgttgggcacaggcctcctctcagtttAGGAGAGCCTGGGccagtttccacgcgggcccagtgtggatcttcacacacaccattgaattgcttcgcaggtttatgcaggtttcacgattcgttcaccgtaaagcttggggtaaatttcgaatgtaatttcgcacattaatttcgaaaaactcagagatggaGCCCcagtttgaactcacgatcctctgtttgagaggccataggtcaaaccaccaagCTGCCACGGCTTCTAATCCGCCGCGGCTTCTCGACAGTTTCTTTACTTACTTGCAGAGCAAAGTGCCGTCCTTGAGCACCTCATAGAAGTTATCCATGTCCCCGGACATGTTTTCCGGCTCTCCGCAAATTTGTCTGATCCACTCCAGGCATTCCTGGGCTAGTTCTTCGCTGTATTTGCTGTtgatctgaaaaataaaattaaacgtaCACCATACTGCGTTTGAAAACAACTAACGTAATGTTAGGGAAGACTATTCTGCTATGTTAATGGGAATGAGGTAGACATACTCGTATTTTTCGAATGCACCCATTAAGATGGGTACACAAAATAGCTTGATGGCTACCCGAAAACGGTCAGAGACAACGAGGCAGACCAAGGAGATGGCAGGATACTATGAGGGGTTAGtttcatttcgtctaaaaaagcagctggtctaagtagcaagtgatcTAAACATTTTTGACTCAAATTCGACTTAGCTTCGCTTTgcttgacgcaactctaacctaacctaggttTTTTTCAAGGACCAGTTAGGACCAgatgctttttagaccacttgctacttagaccagttgcttcttagaccagttgctacgtataccagctgctttttagaccagtttcTACTTATACCAGCTGTTTTTTAGACGAAATTATAGTAATGCCTATCAGCGTGAATGAAACCTCGCGATACGAAATAGGTACGAACTTCGTTGTAGGTATAAGGTCTACTTTTACGTTATGCCAGACCGGGAGATGGGATGACAAGAGCGGTCTTTTTTCGAAATAGGATAAGagataaactaataaaaaacgaccaagtgcgagtcagaacGTCCACGTGCGCGAGCACCGAGGGTTTCGTTCAGCAGAACCCTGCTCTGAAGAAATTGTACGTAGTGTGGGATCATTTTAAACTTGTTACCGACATAGACAGACGTATCTTATGTCAACTTTTAGACACACTGTACAAATCTATGTACTATCTTTTTCATCTTTATTTACTCTAACTACCTCTGAGTGAACCTCTAGGGGTAAATATTGAATTGAACGATCCTGTTTTTACTgtttccatcatcatcattgcccATGGTAACGGGCGTTATTGCAAGCGTTGGTAAGCTTAGTAAGGTTATTGTGAATACAGCCCTAACAGAATATACGTAACAAAAACTTAGTTGTGCGTATTGTGGCCCTAATATCTAGAGGGAAGTGGAAGGAAATGGTTCTCCACCTATTTGCAATTAATTCTTCaagcaataatatttttataacatccACGACTTTGCGTTACGTTTACTCGTATGCATATGCAATCAGTGTGTGCAACTATTTAACGCCGAGCAAttgaaattgaaggtcattctGATAACGCTGTTTCCCGATAGATCTCAGTTGGACGTTGTTTAATGTTAAACAAGAGATCAGAAAACATTTACCTTAGATTATGTATGTAGTGGTTAGTTTACATTATTATAACACATGTCCGTCAACAAAAGTCTAAAGGCATCCTTATATTTTCTGGAAGTAGAGGTTCTTCTGAGAGGAAGTATTTTACAAGCTAAATTGTAAGTGACTTTTGAACTACATCCAGTGATCggattaacttaaaatttggcatacttacgagtacttatgtaaatacgGTGACAATCTGGTAGAGATATCCTGGTgctccggccagaatcgtctccgcagggcggaACGCCTCAATGGttaatcgacttgaaattcggtatggaaatgtagtttggatgacaatgcaagtatcaACTAAACGTccagttagcaaaaaaatcttgtattaaaaatgaaatttttaacgtTATCTAATTTAGTTGCATTTGAGCACAGaattaaaggtaaatattattttatttttcaaatgatTTGGTTTAAATCGTTTTATTTAGTAGCTTTTCTTGCTTAAGTTACGTTTATGAATCCATccatacttatgtaaaattGTATGAGTTATATAGCTCTCAGCGGCTAAGCTATGAGTTTCAgctaagtataaaattaacttatttaCAGTAAAACTCGTTAACAAACACCTGAGTCAACTAGAATATTAACACGAACTTTAAACAAGGTTGTATGTGAGGATCCTTCTTAGAACGTTATTTGCGTATTTTGTAGGTCAATGTGGCATTGCTCAATTTAAGGAAAAcaacattattatattaatctGGCGAATACTTCGAATACTTTCAGTGGTTACAATATTTGTGAATAGGTAACAAATTTACATCAAGCTCATCAAATGAAGTGgcccaaataaaaaataagaataaacaatATCTAGCTAGATtaagaagaaagaaaacaaaGACAAGATGCTCTACGTGTTGTTAAAATTTGTTTACGAAGCATGTTgcgattttttttgtactaatgTTATATATGATTTGACGTGTGTTATTGCGGATGTATCAATGTGttatttgtatgatttttttattaaataatttgacgAAGCATGGTATctgatttgataaaatttatgaaaataaatagttttttatttctcatagtTCGACTGAGTTGGGCAGacattcttattttattattgacacTGCAGACAATTTTTTCGTTtatcaattttcaaaaacgTTAACTGTTTAGTTACATATTTGTAATGGATTTTATCATATTACATAGTAAATTGTACATTGGTTATATTGCGATCTAATGATTCAGAATAACATCAGAATTTTGGTGTATAATATTTATCGATGTATTCTTCTAAATGGCAGAATTCAAATTCATCACATCGCATTACTTATTCGAAACCACATTCGCTTTATTTGCCAACTTCGAAACCAAACACTGCAAAGGTGGTTGAACTCCAAGAGTCGCATTCTCAGGTTACAGCCATATGCCATgccataaaatacattttatgttCGGAAAACTCTTTGTAACGAAGAGAAAGACGACCGTACTGGCCAAGTCACTAATGCAGTCAAGCAACAACAATATGGCTAGTGCATAGTGAAACGCTTTAGGTACGTATACTTAACATAAGCACAGTTTAACATGGCGTTTAAGTTAACGCCATACCATCAAAAACAAAAGgataacttaaaaactttctaAAATAGTTAAACATTTATTCATCATCGACGACGCGTGGTTTGATTTCATAGTCACTCATAGTTGTCACAATACTGATAATTAATGATGAATTTGAACATTAAAATTTCTCAAGAACTACGACCATCGTCGGCTGATTCACTCACTATGGAATCTAACGAGCCAAGGCCAAACCATAACCGGAAAAAATGCTCGGTAACTTTATTATAACgtgctaaatttaaatttagaagtTCTATAAACAGTCAGTATACTGCAAAGATCCTTGACCCAGTCTTTAAATGGTGCCGGTGCCGCCTATCCTTATCTACTGTTCATTGAGTgtttccaaattcaaaaaacctcgcaatttattttttaacgtaCCTACTGTCTGGCCAGATATCACGTCTAATTTCAAATCGTCCAAGTTGTCAAGGCGTGGTAGCCATTGAAAGGGTGCGCCAGACAATGCATTGTGATTTGTGATTCAAACATATTCGACCGTAGCTACGCGTAGCTATCAAAACTATGGTTCAATTATGTCACGTACAAGATATGTGCTAGAAGGTATGCACACAGTAAGTATCTGATACTTCGTGTGATCGTAGGCTCGTGGTTAAAATTGGTGGCTTTTAGTTATGTAAATGATGTCGAGAGGGTTATCTgtcagaaccggataagtgcacaatatttatttaattacacggTTTCGCTAGAAAAAATttcacttattctgttttgccagaataccctcgatgtGGCAACCTCGGATAATTTCCGATAATAATGGCaattacagtttcagaaaatacatcaatatttttatttccgccatatatttcgttagtatatATTGGCACGCGAAGGAAAAAGTCTCCCCATCCCTGGTCAAGACTATTTCATCTTTGAAATTATCAAGTATATCTATTCTTATGttgaaaactaaaattaaagctTGAGCAGTtagtttttaatatgttttatgaaTTTAACACGCAATGTCACGTCGGAGATTAATGATGAGAATTAAGCTAATGATATAtccaaacttaagtaaaatGACGCACTGGTTGACTAGACATGTAACGAGAATGGACTCACGCGCATGACGTAATCAAGGATTCTTTAAACGTGATTCAGGCCCGCGGTCTGACTAAATTTAGGACAAAAAACCTGACTAAAGGTCCGAGACTGCGGTTGCGAAGTGATTCAAGTGAACTGATAAAAAAAAGAGACAGTGCAGATATGTATCGATGGTAGTAAGGTACTATCGTTATTAACGAAATGTTGTACGAATTTACTAACGTCGGAATTCAATAATCAGGCATTTATTATAAAGAAAAGATGAATaacagaattaaataaaaagtttcattGGTCATTGATAATTAATGAAATCCTAGTTTTAAACTCGTTACATATACCAACGCTAATACTAAaacattgttattatttactatatttacatcgataaaCGAATCGATTAAAAGGCAAAACGTTTCTGGGTATACGCGGTAAGCGTTACGAATTCAAACTGATAAATATGTGAAACGAATTACTGGCAATAGTAGGTATTTCGGCGAATAAAATCGTATGCAATCTGAAGCAGATGTGTAACGTTGAGCTGCGAAACGTTACTCTGAGTAGCAACTCATCTGCGAATCGTTACTCGACGAAACGTTTTCAGCGATACTAAAATCGGCTAATCTTTAGGTATGTGTTGCATTGCATGCAAGTAAAACTGATACAAGAGTGTCAAGAACGTATGTTTGACTTTTAAGTTACACAaaattctttttaatttatactcAGATGGACCGCTGCGATAAGCAAACCAAACCACTTTCATTATTATTCTGAACCACCGTCTAATTTGTGTTCAAAGACAAAGGAAGTGGATTCTTGTATACACTGTCCTGTTTGTACTGTTTTGGTACACCTGCTATCAGTCGCTTGTTTTAAATTAGATAGAAAAATACGCACGCACCACAACCCGCATTCAAAATGGTAATCGAACGCACTTGGAATTAAACAGTTGAAGATCACGCGCATGTGAAATGAAACAAGTTGCATTTGCACTTGCGCAATATCTAATTAAACAAAAccagtcaaataaatcaaactCATCATGATAATTTATATTACTGCCTTAAAGCCAAAGGTTTCTATTGGCTAATAGGGTATGTACTTATAGTGCTATTTCATAAATTACTGTAGTTAGTTTGATAATATTATCACACGAATTCGCGATATGCGTTGGTTACAAACTACTTGTTACAGCTAAcagtttaaaacaattaaaattaattacttgtATACCGTTGATAGTAACTATAGTGCGCGACATACAGTACTCTCTCTGCCGAGGTATAAAGCAAATAACTTTGATATAGAGCAGCAAGCAGCACGTGGTAAAGTTTtcgttgaatttaaaattatcaaagaGTTCATTCATTGTGCTAATCTGCGTCCGGATACCAAATTCAGGCTGGCAACAAACGGTCACGGCCATAAATAACTATGACGATGAGCTGGACACTAGCTTGAATTACGTCAGATTGCCTTTAGGAAATTGTAGTGCGAGAATTAAACCGTTTTGTACGTGGATGATATAATCGTACAAACAACTACCTATTGTGCATATGTGCATTATTTGATATACTTAGAAGGggatttaaaataataagtatgcTCAACGTTGAAAGCAGATGCGTCAAAGAAACGAAGGAATAGACAAGGAATTAAatgaaagataaaaaaatgcaaagataagattacaaaaaaaacaacgtcATTGGATGCTAGAATCCCTGTATTAGAGGATCCAGGCAAGAATCAATAGACGATTAAGTTATAATACGCTAAAAGACGTAAGACATGTAAAACACGCAGTAAGTAACAAAACGAAAAGATGATTTGTAAGCAAGGAATGAAGATCATAAACAAGAATAAAATAGTAACGGTAAATCCTTAACATGTGAGAATGATGACCCAGTTCACAAAACTGCATCCAACGGTTTGTATTAAGGTAAACCATAAAAAGCAGGCAGCCTTGCCGCCATCGACAATGACAACACCGACCGGTAAGGAGGCAGGAATGGGGTCACAGATTGAACGGTCAATGCGATGCAACAAGTTCTCCGCAAAAAGGGGACGCATTTAATATTGACACGTTCTAAAAATGAAGAAAGTAAATTGTAACATAACATACTTCGAAGCTGTAACTAAAAGGGTAGAAATAAGTGTTATAAGTAAAATCTAAGGCAAATACGCCAAGTCTGTTTAAAAACCTATTAGTTATCTATTCATtaatatatttcttttaatgatgaacttaactaaaatatattttttgcaatacaatgtatacatttttaaatatttacggACAATTACACTTATGAAAGCTTGTGTAATagattaacataaataaaaccgAGCAACTCCTTTTCTTGGCGTCTGTTAAAAATCACTGCACAAATAAGGACACCGTAAGTAGAATTACCATAAATTCTTGCAAATAGAATGCGTCAATGTTCTGAAAAAGTTGAGTAAACATTCTCCTTATTTGTTCATGTTACAGAAAAGCTGATAAATGAACAGTAAGTCATTGCAAAATGCGTACGGTAAGATGTAGTATAATCGACCGTTTGTAATACAGAGTACCTAAAGCTATAATCAGTTGACTAATGTTCGTCGTATGTTTCCATTTAAAATGACGAGGATATTATGCATCACATATAAGGGGTAAACCACCAAATTAAGGCCTCTGCTACTGTTTTATCTTCCACATTGAAGAACTAATGAGCATTTGCGCCCATTTTTCTCTTTTCATTAGCTACTTTATGTTTACTAGGTACTTCAGGATTTAGCATAACAATTAAATCATACTCTTCTACAAATGTTTCATAGTCAACATCATTCTTATGACACGGAGTGACTAACATTAGTGACTTAATGATTGTAGAAGTGAGCGAATAATAGTTCCGTATCTACAAATATATTTATGGTTTGATTTAAGACGTAACTTACTAATCAATGAGAATTCGACACATTTTGAATAGGTCACGTTGTTTTACAAATTGCAATTTAAAAAGTCAGGCGAAGCTTTAGAATGTCGtctacttttaaaattattgccgTGATATTGAGTCAGTAGTCCATATCCAGTGGATTTCAGAGACTAAGTAAGTAGAAAGGTTGTGTGTGAGTTGTGACTGTGACCAGCTGCATATTTTTCTATTATATGACCAGCATCACTTACGAGGTACAGCTGCACCCAAAAGAGAAATTTGGTCAAGTGTCAATCTCGAACATATGGTAGATTTTGAAAGCAGCCAGTATTTAAGCCTTATACATGTACTGGGTAAAGGCCAAGCCATATAAGGAGCGTATTGCAGGCCCGGCCTTATATGAGTCATAGTGAGTGAATTAGTATGAAATAAACTCTACCAATGGTACCAACAGCTAATTGAACATCTGTTCTTTACTTATTTGTACGGATTACACATTATACAAACATCGGGTACACAAATATTCTGTGACTAACTTTTAATTGAGGTACTGAAGCCGTGATGCCAGAAGCGACATTGAAAATTTGACAAACAATTGAACTCTGAGCACAAGCGTGATCCATTACAGCCACTACTTAGAATCTTCTAAATAAATTCTTcgaaatagatatttaaaaagtcacgacattttcatttcaaagtgcAATGGGTACTACTGCATAAATGGACAGATAGAATCGATTAGCTTCGGAACACAATCGATCCAgcctatgaaaaaaaaacttggccggtttttttaataattgtttctaTTTCTAATATAGTAAAGGAATGCAGTAACAACATTGCTCATGTACAATCTGTTACAATATTCAAATCGTGAGCTAATAGTAATAGTTACATAAAAGCTATGTAAACAACGTCTGACCTGGGTACGTCATCGTTTTGATTTTGCTGATAAGACGCATACCGTCACGTCTTTAGTTTTGGTAGTACATTTTACATATTGTGATATACGTTACAATAATATGAGATATTTTGACTCTTGGAAGGACATTGGATAgtttctatcccggaaaatgcaaaGTGCCCGCTGGATTCGTAGTCGCAAGCAACAACAGACTATTTACTTACAAAACAGTAACGACTGAGGCcctgttcacattattccagtaaaactaAAACCATTCCAGTAGAATGATACTGTGCTGCTGGTTCGATCTATTGTAGTAGCTAGTTAACATAACTTCCCTGCAATGTTTTTTTACTGGAAtcgttttactggaataatatGAACTGGGCCTGAATGACAGAGAACGCAAAGACTCAATTATTCGAGGCAGACACGTTACCATAAGTAACTTAGCAGTACACTAAGGGATTTTTCTGAATTCCCACGGGCTTGGaaatgtgtaggtatttttttgtggGAGGGAGCACACTACTCCTTCTAGCATCTCCTTCTACTTCATCCAAGATCTACTCCAAATCCTTTTCTGTGCATGCGGCTAGGTTGTGGAATCGGTTGCCGATCACCGTCCGACAATCTTCCTCCGTATACTCGTTCAGAgagacattgaagaagatgtggctcacactatacctagttccttgattatttaataagtaattatccttatacttgtattatttatgtattgtatgtaaatgtgtgtatttatgtattttatttttatttagttataaatatattaatgttttatatatgtgttatatatttattgtat
Protein-coding regions in this window:
- the LOC141428712 gene encoding myophilin-like, translating into MNELFDNFKFNENFTTCCLLLYIKVICFIPRQREYCMSRTIVTINGIQINSKYSEELAQECLEWIRQICGEPENMSGDMDNFYEVLKDGTLLCKLANNIQPGLVKKINESKMAFKCMENINAFLDAARQLGVPAQETFQTVDLWERQNLNSVVICLQSLGRKAGNFGKPSIGPKESEKNVRNFSEEQLRAGQGVISLQYGSNKGATQSGINFGNTRHM